In the genome of Segatella copri, one region contains:
- a CDS encoding PDDEXK nuclease domain-containing protein, with the protein MEIITKINSEETLFEEVSLLIEESRKKVAKAVNTAMVYTYYKIGCYIVEYEQQGSNRASYGKKVLANLSAHLTETYGKGWSVTTLNNCRKFYSAYRISCATHTKSTKEEIVCNAYEIPKFTLSWNHYQILMRIANLEERNFYEIEAQQQGWDYRWLQRQVGSSLYERLALSRNKNEVMRLATEGQVVEKPADIIKSPISLEFIGLKPDSSYSESTLENAIIDKMQTFLLEMGKGFLFEARQKRFTFDEDNYYVDLVLYNRLLQCYCLIDLKIDKLTHQDLGQMQMYVNYFDRFVKQDFEKPTIGILLCKEKNDALVELTLPKDANIYASAYQLYLPDKALLQAKVKEWIEEFEENEELKKLENNK; encoded by the coding sequence ATGGAAATAATTACTAAAATAAATAGTGAAGAGACGCTATTTGAGGAAGTTTCTTTACTTATCGAAGAAAGTAGAAAGAAAGTTGCTAAAGCCGTAAATACGGCAATGGTATATACATATTATAAAATAGGCTGCTATATTGTTGAATATGAGCAACAAGGAAGTAATCGTGCAAGTTACGGCAAAAAGGTTTTAGCAAACCTTTCTGCACATCTGACAGAAACATATGGGAAAGGATGGTCGGTAACAACTTTGAACAATTGCAGAAAGTTTTATTCTGCATACCGAATTTCGTGTGCAACGCATACGAAATCTACAAAAGAAGAAATCGTGTGCAATGCATACGAAATTCCTAAGTTTACCCTTTCGTGGAATCATTACCAAATATTAATGCGAATAGCAAATCTCGAAGAACGCAATTTCTATGAGATTGAAGCTCAACAACAAGGTTGGGATTATCGTTGGTTACAACGCCAAGTAGGTAGTAGCCTCTATGAGCGTTTGGCACTAAGCCGTAACAAAAACGAGGTAATGCGTTTAGCTACAGAAGGACAAGTTGTTGAGAAACCCGCCGACATAATTAAGAGTCCAATATCATTGGAATTTATAGGTCTGAAGCCTGATAGTAGTTATAGCGAGTCAACTTTAGAAAATGCCATCATTGACAAAATGCAAACTTTTTTGCTTGAAATGGGAAAAGGTTTTTTGTTTGAAGCAAGACAAAAACGTTTTACGTTTGATGAAGATAATTATTATGTTGATTTGGTTCTATACAATCGTCTTCTGCAATGCTATTGCCTCATTGACCTAAAAATTGACAAGCTAACACACCAAGACCTTGGGCAAATGCAGATGTACGTCAACTACTTCGACAGATTTGTAAAACAGGATTTTGAGAAGCCTACCATCGGCATTCTTCTCTGTAAAGAAAAGAACGATGCACTTGTAGAGTTGACATTACCAAAAGATGCCAACATCTATGCTTCTGCTTACCAGCTTTATCTGCCAGATAAGGCTTTGCTTCAAGCAAAGGTAAAAGAATGGATTGAAGAATTTGAAGAAAACGAAGAGTTAAAGAAACTTGAAAATAACAAATAA
- a CDS encoding restriction endonuclease subunit S, with product MDTKALRQKILDLAIHGKLVPQDPNDEPASVLLERIRAEKERLIKEGKIKKGKKSAKTSDKPHYPFELPKGWVWCMLEDIAYDLMYGTSEKSSRLGKVPVLRMGNINREGGLDWKDLVYSNNEEDIEKFKLLHNDLLFNRTNSSEWVGKTAIYKGERPAIYAGYIIRLRTIFVNADYINFVMNSQYHRNWCNDVKTDAVNQSNINAQKLSIFRVPLPPIEEQKRIVKEIKRWLSLIKVIKNGKENLQESIKQIKSKVLDLAIHGKLVPQDPNDEPASELLKRINPKAEITCDTPQYGKLPKGWCSCTLRNVCSFTNGFAFSSDAYKNNGIPLVRISNITNEGKIDLNSCVYIQDEIDEQYIIEKGDFLVAMSGATTGKMGVYTYGEISYLNQRVGKIKASKALYTPYMHYLMYSQVDNILKMAYGGAQPNISAKAILAIRILLPPLAEQQRIVAKIEDLFTQLDKIEASL from the coding sequence ATGGACACGAAAGCATTAAGACAAAAGATACTCGACCTTGCTATTCACGGCAAGCTCGTTCCACAAGATCCCAACGATGAGCCAGCATCGGTGCTGCTCGAACGTATCCGTGCTGAAAAGGAAAGACTCATTAAAGAGGGAAAAATTAAGAAGGGAAAGAAGTCTGCAAAGACTTCTGATAAGCCGCATTATCCGTTTGAACTGCCGAAAGGGTGGGTGTGGTGCATGTTGGAAGATATTGCATATGACCTCATGTATGGTACATCTGAGAAATCCTCTCGTTTGGGAAAAGTTCCTGTGTTAAGGATGGGAAACATTAATCGTGAGGGTGGTTTAGATTGGAAAGATTTGGTTTACAGTAATAATGAAGAAGATATTGAAAAATTCAAGCTGTTACATAATGATTTATTATTTAATAGAACAAATAGTAGTGAATGGGTTGGTAAAACTGCAATTTACAAAGGAGAAAGACCTGCGATTTATGCAGGCTATATAATTCGTTTGAGAACAATCTTTGTAAATGCAGATTACATTAATTTTGTAATGAATAGTCAATATCATAGAAATTGGTGTAACGATGTTAAAACTGATGCTGTTAATCAATCAAATATTAATGCTCAGAAGTTATCAATTTTTAGAGTTCCATTGCCTCCAATTGAAGAACAAAAGCGTATTGTAAAAGAAATAAAACGTTGGCTTTCATTAATCAAGGTCATAAAAAACGGAAAAGAAAACTTACAAGAATCCATCAAGCAAATCAAATCAAAGGTTCTCGACCTTGCTATTCATGGCAAACTTGTACCGCAAGACCCGAATGACGAGCCTGCCAGCGAACTGCTCAAACGCATCAATCCAAAGGCAGAAATCACTTGTGATACCCCCCAATATGGCAAGCTGCCGAAGGGGTGGTGTAGTTGTACATTAAGAAACGTATGTTCCTTTACTAATGGTTTTGCTTTTAGCAGCGATGCTTATAAGAATAATGGAATACCTTTAGTTAGAATTTCTAATATAACAAATGAAGGGAAAATCGATTTAAATTCATGTGTTTATATTCAAGATGAAATTGACGAACAATACATTATAGAAAAAGGTGATTTTTTAGTGGCAATGTCTGGTGCAACAACAGGCAAAATGGGAGTTTATACATATGGTGAAATTTCATATTTAAACCAACGAGTGGGAAAAATAAAAGCTAGTAAAGCTTTGTATACTCCATACATGCACTATCTTATGTATTCTCAAGTTGACAACATATTAAAAATGGCATACGGAGGTGCACAACCCAATATTAGTGCAAAAGCAATTTTGGCAATAAGAATATTACTGCCACCACTTGCAGAGCAACAGCGTATAGTTGCTAAGATTGAAGATTTATTCACCCAACTTGACAAGATAGAAGCCTCATTATAA
- a CDS encoding type I restriction-modification system subunit M — protein sequence MAKNITTEQTLTKKVWNLATTLAGVGVGFTDYITQLTYLLFLKMDDENMELFGEDSSIPVGYRWKDLTGLDGYDLVKQYESTLKLLSQQDDLIGTIYTKAQNKIDKPVYLKKVITMIDEEQWLIMDGDVKGAIYESILEKNGQDKKSGAGQYFTPRPLIKAMVDCLQPQIGETVCDPACGTGGFLLAAYDYMKEQSQNRDKLDFLNNKALHGNDITPLVVTLASMNLYLHGIGTDHSPIVCEDSLEKEPSTLVDVILANPPFGTRPAGSVEINRPDFYVETKNNQLNFLQHMMLMLKTGGRAAVVLPDNVLFEGNAGETIRKKLLSDFNLHTILRLPTGIFYAQGVKANVLFFTKGQPTKNIWFYDYRTGVKHTLATNKLERHHLDDFVTCYHAEDINARKETYDADKNPSGRWRKYGIDEIMARDKTSLDITWIKQGNDTKDLPLSQLMSNIKEQSLNISKAVSELEKLLNGIKDM from the coding sequence ATGGCTAAAAATATAACAACAGAGCAAACGCTCACAAAAAAGGTGTGGAATCTTGCTACGACACTGGCAGGAGTCGGAGTAGGATTTACAGATTACATCACACAACTCACCTATCTTCTTTTCTTAAAGATGGATGACGAGAATATGGAACTCTTTGGAGAGGATTCATCCATACCTGTTGGGTATAGATGGAAAGACTTGACAGGCTTGGATGGCTATGATCTCGTAAAGCAATATGAGAGTACACTCAAACTATTAAGTCAACAAGATGACCTCATCGGTACCATCTATACCAAAGCACAAAACAAGATTGACAAACCTGTCTATCTTAAGAAGGTAATCACTATGATAGATGAAGAGCAATGGCTCATCATGGATGGTGATGTAAAAGGTGCTATATATGAAAGCATCTTGGAGAAAAATGGTCAAGATAAAAAAAGTGGTGCTGGTCAGTACTTTACCCCACGTCCACTGATTAAAGCTATGGTTGACTGCTTGCAACCCCAAATTGGTGAGACTGTATGCGACCCCGCCTGTGGTACTGGTGGCTTCTTGCTTGCTGCCTACGATTACATGAAGGAACAAAGCCAGAATCGTGATAAATTGGACTTTTTGAACAACAAAGCGTTACATGGCAATGACATCACCCCACTTGTGGTTACACTTGCCTCCATGAACCTTTATCTTCATGGTATAGGCACAGACCACAGCCCTATCGTATGCGAGGACTCTTTGGAGAAAGAACCTTCCACCTTGGTGGATGTCATCCTTGCCAACCCTCCATTTGGCACACGCCCTGCCGGTTCTGTAGAGATCAACCGTCCAGACTTCTATGTCGAAACAAAGAACAACCAGCTCAACTTCCTTCAGCATATGATGCTGATGCTCAAAACTGGCGGACGTGCAGCAGTAGTCCTGCCAGACAATGTACTTTTTGAAGGCAACGCAGGAGAGACCATCCGCAAGAAACTCTTATCGGATTTCAATCTCCATACCATTCTCCGTTTACCTACAGGCATTTTCTATGCACAGGGAGTAAAGGCAAACGTACTATTCTTTACCAAGGGACAGCCAACTAAGAATATTTGGTTCTATGACTATCGCACTGGTGTAAAACACACCTTGGCTACGAACAAGTTAGAGCGTCACCACCTCGATGACTTTGTAACCTGCTATCATGCTGAGGACATCAATGCCCGCAAAGAGACATATGATGCAGACAAGAACCCATCTGGCAGATGGCGCAAGTACGGCATTGATGAAATCATGGCTCGTGACAAGACAAGTCTTGACATCACTTGGATAAAACAGGGTAATGATACTAAAGATTTACCATTGAGCCAACTGATGTCGAACATCAAGGAACAGAGCTTGAATATCAGCAAGGCCGTAAGTGAGTTGGAGAAATTATTGAATGGTATTAAGGATATGTAA